GGATGTCCTCTCCAGCAGCACTGCCCCTTTGGTAAGAGGCAGGTTTACCTTAAACACAGTATTAGtcactcttctcttcttccttctcgCTTTCATCTTTTGTGCGCATTTTGATGGCGCTACAGCATGTTTCTCTGGCACACCTTGAACAGTAGTTGTGTTCACACTTGTTCCTTAAATAAAAGTGTAGATCAGACACAGGTTAAAAAGCTATTTCATTATTGAAGGAAAAGGTTTTCATCAATTGAACCGAAGACACACACCTTTAGCAACCACTTTTTTAGGTTGGCTGTTAGTATTAGTGGAAGTAGTGTCCTTACACAACATCTTTATAcctagaaaaaagaaaaaaacaatacaagaggtatacaaaaaatacaaacacagagtaagtaaagtgaaaacatgtaaaataacatgttttcacactaaAAGGTGTAAAGAGAATAATAGAGAATGATAATGGCAAAAGGAGAGAATCAAAAAATAatgcgttttctttttttcttttttctttttttacttgtttcaacctgagaaataaatgttataCTCACATCAGAAGTCATTCCTCAGTATTTGTTTGAGAACTAATGAGATGAATGATTTACTTACACCAGTGGTAACTTTTGCCAGTCAGTAGGATACAAAGGGATTCTGGTGCTTTTAATACCTGGCAACATAAGATGTTTGAGAAATTATCAATATATAGGTGAAGTCAATCTTTCAGAGAGAAGAGTCACTTTCTGCCAGGCATGGACAGGTCATGATAATCtctgcataaaaataaatacaataccTTCagctctcctcttccctcctcttgCTCCACTTTCTCGGCCAGCGATTGGAGAAACTCACAGTTTTCATTAACAGCTGCCGTCATTAGCTCCACCTGCTCAGGGCGAGTTTCcatctgcacacaaacattttcataaaacttaaaacttaGTCCTAGCATGGTGTCTACAGCCTCTTCAGCATGACACTGAAGTATCTGTGTTCATGCCTATTTCAATAACAGACCAAGTAGTTGATGAGATGGGAAGAGCTGGTCAGGTGATCAATGATGTGCTTTTTGTTGGAACGAATGCGACAGCAGTGGCATAGGAAACAGTATGTGCAACCATCTTCACTTCTACACTCAACCACACGGAAAAGACCTGTAAACACATGTAAGCAGAATTCTTTTTAAGCAatggtttgacattttgagaaactATTACTTTTCATTGTACAAGAAACCATAAATTAATTTGACTTAATTAAGTCTGGTCTAAAAAGATTCAGAGCATTAAAACAATAAGTGTAGAACTCTAACaatctgctgttgctgtttatgATCTGCCCTCACCGATCAGAGGCTTGGTTCCTGTGTAGCCATCAAGAAAGCAGTTGCTGCTCCCCGACAGCACACAGGGTTCAGACAACACCTGAGTATTGTTGAACTCTGATGCTGAGATGGTTTTTATCCCACCGTCTGATATGACACGAGGTGCTACCGTTGGATGTAACAGATTTGGAGTCTTATGTGAGGTCATGTTAGCCCTTGAGGATTTCTCAGATCGTCTCCATTGGTTCTTGGAAAGCAATACCATCCTGTTGGACTGGCTGGAAGAGTGGTCAAAATGCACAGCTGCAGCCTCTGGACTGCTTACAGCTTCACCATCCCCCTGCCCATCTCTAACAGAACTCATGAGAGTTATTGCTGTGGTGTTAGGAGCAAAAGAAAGGACatttatatttgaaaaaaaaaaaaggtcaaaaatCATTTAGGGAGGCAGATATAGGGAATTTGATTTGAGGTTGAATGACAGAACAGAAGTTAAGAACCAATAGTCACTGACCGTCATTCTCACTGTATGTTGCCATCTTCTGGTATAGGTCATCTTCAACCTCTAACAACTTCATTTTGAGGTGCAAGAAGACATAAGTAATCACATCAAAAACTAATTGGTTTGCTGCTAGAAACAAAAACGTGTAGTTCAAGTAACATACCTGAACATCTCCAGGCCCTTCATTTCTCTCAAGCACCTTGGCTAAATCCATCAGTGGCCAGGCCAGCCTAGAAAGGTTAGAGTTCTCCTTCCATCCAGATGTTAAGTGTGGGTGCAATGATTTCTGTGAGGAGTTCATCAGTTGTTAAAAAATTACAATCCAAAACAGCACCCAAACTTGCCACTGTGACTTCTAGTGCTACTTACAATGTAGTTGTATCTGTGGAGACTTCCCATAATGTGATTCCGCATGTCAGCTTTACTAAGTCGACATATACACACCTCACACATGTACAATGCTTCTCTGTTGTATGTATCTGCCTTCACACATTCTATAATACTGCCCAGGCCTAAACGTACATGCACAACAAGTTATTTTAACAAGCACAGACAAAATAGACAGCATAGACACAACACAGGAATTTGTTGCTACAGACCAATAATGGGTTGTAGTCTTTTCTTGTTGTCCAGATAGACCTTCAGAGAATCGAACAGCTCACTTTTGCCTGGCAAACCTACAAACGGAGAAGGAATCGCACATACATAATGACAGAAAGGGCCCAGTTAAATGGTCCAAACACAGGAGACCACACGCAGAACGCCGTACCTTTCTGTGCCTCCCCGAGCTGCATGATGCAGTCGTAGAGTTCCCACCTGAAGTTGGATCTAAAAATGATTATTAATGTTCAAAGTTATGTTAATGAGGGACATATTAGTGCTCATTATTAATATGTGATCATTCACAAAGTGACACCAACAACTGCGCCTGTGGATAAAAGTAACCACGAGGTGGCGCTGCAGCATTACACtggagaggacacacacacaagtggaGGGTCTCATTCACAGACTGTAAATTAATGTTTCTTATCGTTTGCGTGTTAAACACGTTTTATGTTGGTTATTAAATAAAGATGTAGTTCTTTTAGCTCTTTCTATTTATCTGTTAACACTTCATGCCTCCTTATTATCTTATTTAAGGGAACAGCCCACgacaataacaataagaaaactTGAGGTTAGCTCGAGTTATGCTACATAAACGATAACGATGGACAAACAATCACATCAGTAaagtattataatatatatatatatatataagtattatAGGTGATACTCAGCCTGAGCCAAGGTGTTTCCTCTTCTTactgagaaaaataaatcacagacaCCCACAAAAAATCTCCTTTTAAGTTGAGCAGGTGAAAATATTTACAGCCATTAACCGCGGTTAGCTAGCGTTAAAATGATTAGCAAAGCAAATGCTAAATGATTTAACCATTTAACTTTTTCTTAGTAATATAATGTCCTGAGATGACAGCTAACCTTacttcatgttttaaatgtcaacatAAAGTTTGTGTCACACAACTTAGCAGCGGTGTCATCTCATAAATAAACAACgttaaataaaaggaaaggagATGAAACTGGACTATTTAAGTTTCTGAACGCAGCaggaaacatgtttaattaaatgtctGGTTTAAAGAAGCGCAGACTAACTTTTTTATCTCCGTTTACTCAACGTGAGCTCATTTAAACtaactcaccatcgacacagTTCATGCTAAGTAGCTAATTTAATGTGCTAACGAGGCAGAGACAACGTTTTATTGTAGGTTTATTTACCTGATTAAGATTAAAGATCGGAGTAATGGGTCCAATTAACGACATGTGCTGACATCTGCGGTGAAGAAGATGCACCAGCAGcgagcaggaagaggaagagccGGCCCCGCCCCCCGCAGCTCTCCCTGCCCACAGACCCAGGAGCTCCAGCAGAAAGGGACCCTGACAGGTCTGTCCAGGATCCTCCGTCACTGTCCAGGATCCTCCGTCACTGTCCAGGATCCTCCGTCACTGTCCAGGATCCTCCGTCACTGTCCAGGATCCTCCGTCACTGTCCAGGATCCTCTGTCACTGTCCAGGATCCTCTGTCACTGTCCAGGATCCTCCTTCACTGTCCAGGATCCTCCGTCACTGTCCAGGATCCTCCGTCACTGTCCAGGATCCTCCGTCACTGTCCAGGATCCTCTGTCATGCAGAGAtgctctaaataaaaaaaatcacaagctCTCATAAACTGGTTACTAGTTTCAGTTGTGAAGCCCATTGCGACGTAGCTGGTTGACTGCAAAGTGATTGTACTCTTATAATACTTCAAGGTCACATTCAGTTCAGGGGCAGGTGTTTCATGTAGGCAGTTTCTAAAGTCTACAAACGACCAagcaaccaaaaaaaaaaaaaaacaaacagaagaaccCCCTGTCTAGTTTCATATCCGGACTTAGAGAAGAGTAGCCTGCCATATGTCACCTCAGGGAGAGACTCATCCTGTATAAAAAAAGGTGTTGGCTGCTTTAGATACATACAAATAATTAGAAATGTCCcttaaacaacagcagcaggaacatgTTGTGCTCTGCTGAAGCTGCTCCCTGcacacagatataaaaacaGCAAGTGGTTTGGGGCTGCGGACTTTGGATGGaaaaacaggaaaggtcagaaAAAGGCCAGCAGTCTCAGAGTTCTTCaacagttcttgttgctatacgcCTACGCTTATGCATATTAATCAAGTGTCTTATCCTTACATGGAGTTCTTTTATTTGCAGTATAAGCATCCTCTCAACCTTCATTGTAACCATAGCATACACCCATATCATGCAACTTCAAGGCGTGTCgtatttttcaataaaaacttGCACAAAGTGGGGAAGGAGTCAAAGGTGGAAATTCCTGAGTGAAGCATTTAGAACGCCaagacctcaggccggctccccttgcaagtaaaaaggccggacaagtgtccttgttgtgctttattgtctccgTCTCTTAGtttatgaaaagtgttgtggccATTTCATACCCGACAGTCACTTTCTCCATGACTGGAAAAGAAATGCCTGTTGAAGTTGCAGTCTACAGTCTCACAAAAAGAAGGAAGAGTGATCAATCAGATTTCTATCTGCGATGTTGTATAGAGTTCACAGGAGATTCATAAAACCAGAGAGTGAGTTTTTTGCTACTTCTCAGATGAgatgtttatttgattttcacaACAAATTTgtttacaaaaatgaaacaagatTCAAACAGTCAGTACTACAAGAGGTTCAGAGCAGTTCTGACTAACACGAAATACCTATTTTATGCTGTCCTTGGGTTCTTATAAGATACTACATGCAACTGGATCTGACTAGTTGGTGGCTGCTCAAAGTTGCATTTGCACAAAGTAGAAATGTACTGGTACAGGTAACTCCAGGTCTATTAAAATCAGAAAGATGTCCTtaacacaaaaaagtaaaaaaaaaataaacaaacaaacaaaacaaaacaaaacaaaactctgacatctaatataaaatacagagaTTTTGGTCCTTTTTACAGCAATtttataaaaatttaaatatgaatataaaattGACACAAAAGTACACGATAGTTGAACATGTCTCattataatttcttttaatgCTAATGAAAATTCATTTACACCTGAAAAGGAAACCTAAAAATAAGGAAACGGCAAAGCTACGTTATGTTTTGCCTTTAACAGGTGCAAAATTAAAACAATCGAAACTGAACACTCTGGTTTTAAAGAGGAGAAACTCCCCCTCATCGCTATCACATCCATCAGGCAGAGTACTGCTCATCCATGTGAAGTGCAGTTGCTGCTCTGTCAGCAGGAGGTGCTGCTGTCCCTATCTGACCATAGCCTCTTAAAGCTGCCACAGTGTTGCTGAGGTCTGCAGTACGAACTGTGGAGACACTGTGAGGGACCTCGATGCTCCTCTGGTGTTGGAGGTCACAGGAGTCAACACGGTTAACAGAAGTGGACTCCGGGGTTGATTCATGGCTGCGCTGTCTGGCCACTTGCAGTGAGCTGCGAACATGTTTGGCCTGACGAGGATCCTTAAGTTGGGATTTACTGGTATGTGTTTCAACAGATGCAGGAGCTGGCCTTTTTCTGCTTTGAGGGTATTTATCTCTGGAAGACACTGACGGACtttgtgtggttttatgacCAACAGTAGAGAAAGATGGGGACTCTGAATGCAACTCTGCCCGTTTCACTTGCAAATCAGAGACAGGCCTTTGCTGCTGAGAGTCTGTGGGTCTGAGGTCTGGTTGCACAGAAACGCTCTTGTGGGTCTCTGTTGAATCTGCATCTGTGGAGACACTCCTCACATCCTTAAGACTCACGACTTTTCTACGTTTGACCTCATCCAAATCTCTAACCGTTGCAGTGTCTTTCCAATTACAGTTCTCTGGTTTTCGTCTTGCTTCTAAGAGGGATAGTAGATTCCTTAGTTTAGTTATACAGTGTTTAACAATGGGAAGAAAGTCACTGTTAATGTTCTGAGTGGACTCACCCTTTTGATGTGAGGCTTCGAGTGGCTGACACACGACTCTCAGTTTATGTTCCTTCTTTATGTTTTGCACCATTTTTAAAGCTACAAACATCAATCAGCACAGTTGACACTGATTACTGCACAAGCTCACGCACAATAAACTGTGTACCATCTACAAAATTAAATTTACTGTACCTTCACTGAATGGAGCTGTCCGAACACTTTCATATAACTTGTGTGTCAGCGTCACGACCTTCGAGAGAAACAACACAAGCAGGGTAAAGATTTGCAATTCATGCGTATTTCCTCCTACATTAACCTGTTTTTTTaggcaaataaaacacaattatgAAATGTTACACATTTTCCACCATAAATTCTACAATTCCCCAATTACTTAAAGGACTTTTGAGATAATATGTCTGACACATGGATACCTGTGCATCCATCTTGTTGAAACACTCCCGTGCTGAGAACATCTTGGCAATGTccattaaaatgttgtgtttttcctctggaGGCACCTCGTCCATCTCCAAGAAATACAAAAACTGAGAATAATGTGTCCTCTAAAAGATAAGCATATCATCGCATTAAAAATGAGGCCGCAAATCTTAAATGAATGAGTAGTTTAGATGTGTTCCACGCATTACTAAGAAACCACTCACCATGCACCTGATCTGGTGAGCAGAGCTGACCATATGCTGGCAGATGTCAGTGACGGAGagtgtctctctgcagcactcaCACAAGTAGAATGAATCCAGAGATATCCCTTGACACTCCCACACGGAGCCCAGACCTGACGAGGACACGGCATGTTTAACATATATGAGAAATTACATAGACTAATGGGagataacacagacacataccTAGAATTGGTTTGGTGTCCAGGTTCTTCACAGCCAAGAATATGGACAAATTACTGCAGCCTGAAGTACTTGCCCCTGTGACTGCAATTCAAAATAACAAATCAGGACACTAAATGGTAAAGTCCACTGACTCATGTATTTTCAAAACATAAGAAAAACTACCTATTGAAACGCTTGGAACCTCCTGTCGTGTACTTTGATGCCCAGGTCCTAAAGTTTTCTGTTCCCCAGTCACTAAATCATGAAGAGACAATTTATTAGTGCATCAGTAAACGTGTACATAGTTACATTTTCTGTTGGAGAATGTCTAAAACGTGTCATACCTGTTGTGTCTGGTTCTTGAATGCTGGGACGTGGGGTGGGCTCTGGAGCATTTATATTCATGTCTGGACGTGAATGAAGCTGCCCTTGTTTCAGGTCATTAGCTTCTGGGCCTTTATCAGCCCAGTTCTGGCGATCTTGATAATTAGTAGAAACCCctaacattttattgtgttggaTGTTTATCTCTGAAagataaatatgtatatatagatatatatatacagtatctactgtatttacatctcacacacacagtaaccaGTCTAATTTATCAAACTATGCTGAAGGTTTGTAAACACAGATTATTGACTTAGGAATGTTCGTGCAAATTATGTTTGCATGtgaccaaaaaacacaaatacatctcAAACTTTATGCTCAAAAATTACAAACTTTACCATCAACTGGGCTTAGGTAAATGTCATTTGGGCTGGCAGAGTTCATGAAGGAGGTCTGTCTCAAAGACTCTGCACCATCAGTTGTGGGGGATGATATTCCCAGCAAAGCCTTTTGTGTTATCATTGCCTTTAGTTGTTCGATAGCTGTgaatagaaaagaaacaagCGGGGGGAGATTTAATACTGAACACAATAAAACAGTGCATAAAACTAAATTCCCACTTGCCTGCATATGAATAATAAccatacatttactgtaaagttCATATCCAAGTTAATTAGTATGTATTgagttactttattttattttatattaatttaattactgtcatttccattttcacagGCCAAGAATGGGATTTAACCGTTTCAGCTGGTTACAAAAATGCAGCAAGGGTTCTGaccaaaactaaactaaacacgCATATTTCCAAAGTGGAGAGATTATTACTCTGGAACCATGTTCCAATCGAGTTGAGAAAGTGTACCTCACAACTTTCAAAAGACAATTTAAAAGTCAACTTTTTAAATCTTACTTACgtacattttctttttaggaTATTAGGATATATTTACCTTGGTGTTCTGGAAGAGCAGCCAGCTTTTTGTACACATCATGCTTCACTTCGATTTtctagcagaaaaaaaaaaaagacagtttcaCTCACACAATGATAATTAAAAATTCTATCAAAGACACGTGCATCAAATAATCTTGCGTTACTTTAGTCTCATGTACAATATAGGTTTATAGTTCTATTTCAACGGTATGTCAATTCAATCTTCtacacaatacaaacacaaaaatctgtCAACTTTGAATCATGTTGATAGTGTAATGATAGTTATGAAGGTCACCTGGAGCGTCCGAGATGCTACATCTTTGTCAAACTTCATTTTCTGGTAAGAAAACCCAAAGCACACAGTTACATACGTTATACTATCCTGCTTTAgacactttttacatttttctacaACATGATTTAAGCACACACCTCATAGTTTAACCTGTGTTCATCGCTGGACACGTGATTGGAACCTTTCAACCTGACTGAACACAGCTGACAGTAGATTTGCTGCCTTCTTTCACATAACACAACAATAAGCTGGTTTACGcctacaaagaaaaataaaaaagacactgGATTAAAATCAAAGGGGTTGAAGGGAAAGGAATTCATAGACTTACTAATTGATTTTTCCTACATAAATAATCATACTTACCAACTTTAGGAGAGCTggtatttggttttgttttagtcATGGTGGTATGTGATGGCTCTGTGGGTGGCATAGCAGGTGGGCTACTCATATGAACATGTGGTGCAGCATCAGTAGTTGATTTAGCTATTTTAGCAGTTGCCATAGTTTGTAATGAGACCGTACTTTCGGTGGTTTCTCTGCATTTGGATCTGCTTGTGGCACAGTGGGAAACGAGAGCTGTAGATGTGGTGGGTATGCTGGAATTGAGTTTGGTAGTGGTTGCAGGGACACTTGAGGTGGTTACTGAGCTTTTAAGCATTTCTGCAGTATGTTTGGATTTGGCTATAGTACTGCTGGAGGTGGAAGTGGTACATTTGTTAGTAGTTTCTCTACTTTTGGTGATGTTTGTAGTACAGCTGGAGCTGGGAGCTGTAGATGTGGTGGTGCTGCCGGAATTGAGCTTTGCTGCAGTCGTTGCAATGGCACTAGAGGTGGTAACTGTGCTCTTGTAGTTATTTTCACTCAGTTTTGTGGCAGTAGTACAGCTTGATTTGGCTGGAGTACTGCTGGAGGGTGTAGTGGTACATTTGTCAAATGGGACATCCTTGTTGTGATGCTGTGACACATTCGGTTTAGAAATGCAGCCTAAAAATGGTGCAGCCCCTAAACTGAGACTCAGTGATGGACTTTCATTCTCACCACTTCTGGAAACAGTCAGACAGACGTCAACATGGTCAGCTGACTGAGGCACTTTAGTATGGGGTATTGCAACATCGTTGGTTGACTCAGGACAGGCTTTAGTTGTTTTGGAGGTAGGTTCAGTCATTACAGTCATGGTTGCAGATACTGAGGATGGCTGTGTCTCTGGATCTTCTGAATCACTATTAATCTCCATTCCCACcacctttaaaacaaaacaaatacatttagtagACTGCATTTATCAGCTGTGATAGAGGTACACACTGCCAGCATGTATCAGCAATTTCTAAAGAAGAGTGAAGCTGTCATCCTATATATAATGACCATATGCACAGATTTTCTTAAGGTCTGCTCAATTCTAAagttgttttcagacatgcactggaacgCTGAAGTACACTAGACATAGCACTTCTCTCTTTAGTGTCCTTAATCATGTGTCTGGCACTGCTTCGATGTGctgttaacaaaaaaaacagttattttttcagtttactttttgtgtcacattgtgACTCCTGCACACTCTACAGTAACTCTGGGTTATCCAAACTCAGATTTGTTtatcagacagaaaagaaggaaTACAAAGCTCAAATTGTATTGTGGTGTCGCTTGCAATCATCATTAGAGCTGACAAAACCTGTAATCTGTTTTAATCAGTTCAACATTGAGTTTGACATTATTTTCCCAAATTGACTGACCTGGATATTATCAATCGTATGCTGAGTCTGAAGGGTGACTGAGGCGTCCACAGGCTCAACCCCAAACAGAGATGAGGTTGAAGGTAGTTCACTCCTACTCTTCTGTTGAGTCTCAACAGACTTGACTGTCTGTAGGGCTGTGAAGATCATGGAAAACCTTTTAATCAAACCAAATGAAATGAACCGTAAACCTGTTATAACCATAAGGCTGAAAATTAAGAAAAGGCATATCCTTACCCGATTGAAAGTCTTCCttcaacattttattgtaaactTCCTCATCCAGCTCAATAACCTGAAAtccagacaaaaacatcagtcAAACTTATTCTTTCTGAcatgttttgaattttgaattgaGTCAAGTGAAGAATTTGCACCCGGGCCAAACCTGAGCATTTCCATATCCATTAAGGGATTCAAACGTCTCAGCCAAACTTCTGATTTCTTCACACTGTAGTTGTGGTGGCAATGTCTGTAATCCCTAAcatcagaaacatgaacatgaaaaggATTCAGTACCAACAGGCTAATAACTGTGCACATTAGAGAAGATGAAgtcattaaaatatgtattttaattgttgACAGCACTGCTAGCTGTCCTTGTCTTGTATTTATGAGGTATAATTGGTGATTGCattcttcagtgtgttttaatagtttctttattaaaaacaagagCAAATTAATTTACTGATATCCATCCATCATATAAGCGTTCTGTTAAGGTAGATTTAAAAGAATCCAGACCAGTTCTTTCACATTTACTTACTGCCAAATACATCTTCCAATGATGTAATCCAGTCACATGGTTGATGATATTCTCCTCTGGGATCATCAGGGAGCAGCACTCACAGAGGTAGATTGTGTCACGCTGATCACAAAGGCATTCATAAAGGGCACTTAACCCTAGAAGACACATTGTTCACAATGAATACTATGTTATCCAGTGCCTCCAGAAGGTATTCAgacctttttcacattttgttatgttgcagtcttattccaaaatggattaaattaattattgtcCATAGAATTCTATAAACCATACCCAATAATGGCAACATGAAATGCGTTTATTTATAAATaccacatgtacataagtacaTCATGAGAGACAAGATTATCTGTTCTGATTAATCAAAGATAGAACCttttggcctgaatgccaaaTGTGACATCTGGAGGAACCCAGGCACCACTCAGCACCTGACCtataccatccctacagtgaagcatggtggtggcagcatcatgctatgagaatgtttttcagcagcaggaactgggagCCTAGTCATGATCGACCTCATACTGGAGCAGACGGTTCTGAAGGACAACAATATTAGGTCCACGGCCATGATAACAGAGGAGTGGCTAcgggacaactctgtgaatgtctaTGAGTggtccatttttttttttttaataaattagcaaagatttcaaacaaacttctttgttaagagaaaactgtgaaaaagctaaacatattgtcacactctgtactcatgctatcTTGGTTGAACAGACATGTTTTGACttatacacagccttcacccCGAACACATGACTCACAAACCACAGGACCAGAATAGGCCGGTTCCAACACGCAGACATACACAGGACACATACAGATAATCCACATACAGATaatcacacccactcacaccaTGTACATTGACTATAAATAAAGGAACAAGGAACTGCCTTTGTACAAAGAAtacgctgtctgtgtctcatctaTCTGATTGCAGGGTTCCGTAGCAAGGAGTGAAATTCATCATAGGTGACTTGCTCCTGATATTCTTCCATGTTGTTATTATGGGATATTGCTTGTAGAAcgtttagtaaaaaaaaaatatttaatccattttggaataaggctgaaacataaaaatgtcaATACTATCTGGATGCACTGTGAATCTTCTATTTGGCAACACACATAATCAAATGTCACAAGAAATCAAAACATACATAATAGcatcttttgcctttttttttttaatttcacatgtcaaatttaatttgtccaattattcaaaatgttttgtttttttcaag
Above is a genomic segment from Anabas testudineus chromosome 11, fAnaTes1.2, whole genome shotgun sequence containing:
- the LOC113154837 gene encoding uncharacterized protein LOC113154837 — protein: MQLGEAQKGLPGKSELFDSLKVYLDNKKRLQPIIGLGSIIECVKADTYNREALYMCEVCICRLSKADMRNHIMGSLHRYNYIKSLHPHLTSGWKENSNLSRLAWPLMDLAKVLERNEGPGDVQLLEVEDDLYQKMATYSENDAITLMSSVRDGQGDGEAVSSPEAAAVHFDHSSSQSNRMVLLSKNQWRRSEKSSRANMTSHKTPNLLHPTVAPRVISDGGIKTISASEFNNTQVLSEPCVLSGSSNCFLDGYTGTKPLIGLFRVVECRSEDGCTYCFLCHCCRIRSNKKHIIDHLTSSSHLINYLMETRPEQVELMTAAVNENCEFLQSLAEKVEQEEGRGELKVLKAPESLCILLTGKSYHWCIKMLCKDTTSTNTNSQPKKVVAKGTSVNTTTVQGVPEKHAVAPSKCAQKMKARRKKRRVTNTVFKVNLPLTKGAVLLERTSFSKDNRPLSSTYSPSADQDFIPLPESQTEDFELDSDTGSLAVNNTEHTSVSTTSQHQRDLYNEDGGTGQPMGQKGNLTVTLYHQVDGYLSDDKYFSQSEDVTGTRDQTVYAEGNYNRPQRSQERASSNFYEDLNNKCLQGQNEGLAPAVSHTQDWTYYNPINASKEGHAEQWYNAASPIETSTGVEVLSEDAQKTMCSDATRHHYQHQPQYAAQDRASLGGITGSVWHHGLVPHLDVARVSTNPYLGEWHAHSASAAPEPRTQFNETEHINVPKAPQSYTTQPMSYQAVQVGYGVLDNHNYTIRPGTNNYQHIPYPVSGGSGTGGMFQSNAYIQPRQASYNGTHSDVNIGATALSGLTISGSDNGTVHLMRCNSQYEFCI
- the LOC113154475 gene encoding uncharacterized protein LOC113154475; translation: MDYFALSCQVCLATFTKLCKLKKHLRSQEHRLKMKEVYNSDLFSGHGFVPYIAFVNSQSENLHKLPIIGLSMLTLCFSKKSSLEFYLCHVCEERCPPSTILSHLTHGDHCSNYYSYTDPNILSFSWIPNMNMRAILKPMLTKEVEKYGSGTLQVLELPENLLKKLETSTYPEVMHTLKENCKLNQLIEAVKPKRKLIQTYQRDSTRKHPLLGMQHLVECICDGPTEERYYLCMLCKLTVATHMIIKHVVSFDHIFAYFNAWHPSTLQPKECYTYYKSFASSILDFSKQTEEIYASANTEMKRVILNSAEFASVNFTCYAEALEKLELKASENEGSSLITSIKPGHKLECRSEPAGRSRLSYSIVLRCQLCSMIFVNISLYFKHLSKEKHTKMFRKSFCQALRGYEETGMECKPFLGLYRYLQDSSRNNQPVFGMSLIVTCINTQVQAETIYVCFACEESFTDSVLERHISCKKHITNTLLYQNPWRLPFGWDNNLDMKALKSEAWKEEEEGGPNQTIMMKILHLPSNIFWSLLPPTYPKVMKTLELHHTALKCAVPRRATYTKLKDNERFPLLGRRFMVLYDVEQNEHREVAFLCLLCKRTLSGVECAAHVFSREHVERFLECFHPGSLTLRTDAVTLLDLAKQAGRIHSISTFQVIKLDVPIREPCSYYKTINILAAAKRRYMQEPLEPPITPKMKLVPRETVKEMDKDRVSDNTQKNGSNQSATRSSITLLEESDATTSQKSTGKIKMIAVKVDPKIACEHFVKSEKHGNEKAKNDTLTPSGKESEKREELFSETTLEEMKNTGNDTNQLIKEETIEEPTTRKPSGEMPARTQNTETDDSAKTEEEKIKISKDYMCKENGKKRPNSMSEKSPKGKSPDEDVGKETGHEMQQLTSKENAACEEPQNMPRNGPTQVTTATKGESDKPSHEDTKDKASYRTRHQSKHQLWQYIKKKSREPVVGLSALYECLCDQRDTIYLCECCSLMIPEENIINHVTGLHHWKMYLAGLQTLPPQLQCEEIRSLAETFESLNGYGNAQVIELDEEVYNKMLKEDFQSALQTVKSVETQQKSRSELPSTSSLFGVEPVDASVTLQTQHTIDNIQVVGMEINSDSEDPETQPSSVSATMTVMTEPTSKTTKACPESTNDVAIPHTKVPQSADHVDVCLTVSRSGENESPSLSLSLGAAPFLGCISKPNVSQHHNKDVPFDKCTTTPSSSTPAKSSCTTATKLSENNYKSTVTTSSAIATTAAKLNSGSTTTSTAPSSSCTTNITKSRETTNKCTTSTSSSTIAKSKHTAEMLKSSVTTSSVPATTTKLNSSIPTTSTALVSHCATSRSKCRETTESTVSLQTMATAKIAKSTTDAAPHVHMSSPPAMPPTEPSHTTMTKTKPNTSSPKVGVNQLIVVLCERRQQIYCQLCSVRLKGSNHVSSDEHRLNYEKMKFDKDVASRTLQKIEVKHDVYKKLAALPEHQAIEQLKAMITQKALLGISSPTTDGAESLRQTSFMNSASPNDIYLSPVDEINIQHNKMLGVSTNYQDRQNWADKGPEANDLKQGQLHSRPDMNINAPEPTPRPSIQEPDTTVTGEQKTLGPGHQSTRQEVPSVSIVTGASTSGCSNLSIFLAVKNLDTKPILGLGSVWECQGISLDSFYLCECCRETLSVTDICQHMVSSAHQIRCMRTHYSQFLYFLEMDEVPPEEKHNILMDIAKMFSARECFNKMDAQVVTLTHKLYESVRTAPFSEALKMVQNIKKEHKLRVVCQPLEASHQKEARRKPENCNWKDTATVRDLDEVKRRKVVSLKDVRSVSTDADSTETHKSVSVQPDLRPTDSQQQRPVSDLQVKRAELHSESPSFSTVGHKTTQSPSVSSRDKYPQSRKRPAPASVETHTSKSQLKDPRQAKHVRSSLQVARQRSHESTPESTSVNRVDSCDLQHQRSIEVPHSVSTVRTADLSNTVAALRGYGQIGTAAPPADRAATALHMDEQYSA